The following proteins are encoded in a genomic region of Paenibacillus sp. FSL H3-0469:
- a CDS encoding methyl-accepting chemotaxis protein → MKWFYNLKTSVKLISSFLTVAVILSFVGLYGLSNLGSINNSLDDMYVNNLVPVSSLQSSQNSFSVMRVIVRDLYIKKTPEERQQRVDDYKKEKQNVLDNIAAFRKTKLSADSVQAIAPFEAAWNDYLLTYDSLVSLSLSGQDEKLLEMLRGSTLNNQGDTLKQILNELILTNTKEADQARQNGAALYSSSRNITLSIIIGAVILCILLGYIISRIISNPLAKVVKVLSKVADGDLRSQSDIDTRDEIGILAAKVNEMVASLRRTVGSILLHSQSLSAAAEEISASTQEVASGSTTTADDAGTISELFKELSSAIHSVAQNTEQASMISDETVTIAENGNSIIQESMESMQAVSGQMAKLEEDSQKVGEIIDVIEDIADQTNLLALNAAIEAARAGEQGRGFAVVADEVRKLAERSGEATKQITSIIKGMQVNTRYSVSAVQESAELSQKTGVSFHQIVTMVNNAGQKISEIAAASEEQAAQSTNVLAAVESISATTQQSAASSEETASSAQSLASLAEELQSTVSSFRL, encoded by the coding sequence ATGAAATGGTTCTATAATCTAAAAACAAGCGTGAAATTAATCTCGTCCTTCCTGACTGTCGCTGTCATTCTTTCCTTCGTGGGCCTCTATGGACTAAGCAACCTCGGCTCGATTAATAACAGTCTGGACGACATGTATGTGAATAACCTGGTTCCCGTCTCCTCCCTGCAAAGCTCACAGAACAGCTTCTCCGTCATGCGCGTTATCGTCAGGGATCTGTACATTAAGAAGACCCCTGAAGAACGCCAGCAGCGGGTGGATGATTATAAAAAAGAGAAGCAGAACGTACTCGATAACATCGCAGCCTTCCGCAAAACCAAGCTGAGCGCGGATTCGGTTCAAGCCATTGCCCCTTTTGAAGCAGCATGGAATGACTATCTGCTAACCTACGATTCTCTTGTCAGCCTCTCCCTGAGCGGACAGGACGAGAAGCTGCTGGAGATGCTGCGCGGCAGCACGCTTAACAATCAAGGCGATACCTTGAAGCAGATCCTGAACGAACTGATTCTCACCAACACCAAGGAAGCGGATCAGGCCAGACAGAACGGAGCTGCACTCTATAGCTCTTCGCGTAATATTACCCTCAGCATCATTATCGGTGCGGTCATTCTGTGCATCCTGTTAGGGTATATCATCTCCCGCATTATTTCTAATCCGCTGGCGAAGGTTGTCAAGGTTCTCTCGAAGGTGGCTGACGGCGACCTGCGCAGCCAATCCGATATCGATACCAGAGATGAAATCGGCATTCTGGCTGCCAAGGTGAACGAGATGGTCGCTAGCCTCCGCAGGACAGTGGGCTCCATCCTGCTGCATTCCCAGAGCCTGTCCGCCGCCGCCGAGGAGATCTCCGCCAGTACGCAAGAGGTGGCAAGCGGCAGCACGACTACAGCGGATGATGCCGGGACCATCAGCGAGTTATTCAAAGAGCTCTCCAGTGCAATCCACTCTGTAGCCCAGAATACCGAGCAGGCCTCGATGATTTCCGATGAGACGGTAACCATTGCCGAGAACGGGAACAGCATCATTCAGGAGTCGATGGAGAGCATGCAGGCTGTCAGCGGGCAGATGGCTAAGCTTGAGGAGGACTCGCAGAAGGTCGGTGAGATTATCGATGTCATCGAGGATATTGCAGATCAGACCAACCTGCTCGCTCTGAATGCCGCCATTGAAGCAGCCAGAGCAGGCGAGCAGGGCCGCGGCTTCGCGGTTGTGGCCGACGAGGTGCGCAAGCTGGCTGAGCGCAGCGGCGAGGCCACCAAGCAGATCACCAGCATCATCAAGGGGATGCAGGTGAATACACGCTACAGCGTAAGCGCTGTGCAGGAGAGTGCGGAGCTGTCGCAGAAGACCGGTGTTTCTTTTCATCAGATTGTGACGATGGTCAACAACGCCGGCCAGAAAATATCCGAAATCGCCGCCGCCAGCGAAGAACAAGCCGCCCAGTCCACCAACGTCCTCGCTGCCGTGGAGAGCATCTCCGCCACCACCCAGCAGTCCGCCGCCAGCAGCGAAGAGACCGCCTCTTCCGCCCAGTCCCTGGCCAGCCTGGCCGAGGAGCTGCAGAGCACGGTGTCTTCGTTCCGGTTGTAG